A single window of Rubripirellula lacrimiformis DNA harbors:
- the trkA gene encoding Trk system potassium transporter TrkA — protein sequence MRVLTLGAGTVGRWVADMLCRRRHSVTVVDHNPENVRRINSELDVRAIEGSASRSTVLFQADVCAADMVLAVTGDDEVNIVAASMSKALGARRSIARVYAPAFRDLSTFDYQRHFNIDSLLSLEQLSAFELARAIRSPDAIPLEHFARGQLEVYELEVNNKSSGVGQKLRDLKLPASIRVGSISREGRMWIASGEDEIRGGDRVSLIGTPDTVAKTRSILVPNSENKARERVMIAGGGEIGYHLADSLSRRDYRIVLLERDVDRCDHIAKILPNVTVIHANANRRSILEDEGAGKVDYFVACTGSDESNIMAGVEARELGASRVMCVVGRPDYANVVGKLGIDLAVSERDVAARQIMGFLNEGAIISQSRLPNGTIGVYELEVTEGAKVTAACLAELPLAGKCLIAAIHRDGFVRVPTANDQLKAGDVVVALIDQSTTDDSLSLFSP from the coding sequence ATGCGAGTATTGACACTTGGTGCAGGCACCGTCGGTCGTTGGGTGGCTGATATGCTTTGCCGCCGTCGGCACAGCGTCACCGTCGTCGATCACAATCCGGAAAACGTTCGCCGGATCAACAGTGAACTGGATGTCCGCGCGATCGAAGGCAGTGCGTCGCGCAGCACGGTGCTGTTCCAAGCCGACGTTTGTGCCGCCGACATGGTGCTAGCGGTCACCGGCGATGATGAAGTGAACATCGTTGCGGCCAGCATGTCCAAGGCTTTGGGCGCACGTCGCAGCATCGCGCGAGTCTACGCGCCTGCCTTTCGTGACCTCAGCACGTTCGACTACCAACGGCATTTCAATATCGACAGTCTGTTGTCGTTGGAACAATTGTCAGCCTTCGAACTGGCGCGTGCGATTCGCAGTCCCGACGCGATCCCGCTGGAACACTTTGCTCGCGGGCAGTTGGAAGTGTACGAGTTGGAAGTCAATAACAAGAGCAGCGGTGTCGGACAGAAACTGCGTGATCTGAAACTGCCGGCATCGATTCGGGTTGGCTCGATTTCGCGTGAAGGCCGGATGTGGATTGCCAGTGGCGAGGACGAAATTCGTGGCGGCGACCGTGTCAGCCTGATCGGTACGCCCGACACCGTCGCCAAGACTCGCAGCATCCTGGTACCGAATTCGGAAAACAAGGCTCGGGAACGAGTGATGATCGCCGGCGGTGGCGAAATCGGTTACCACCTGGCTGATTCGCTTAGCCGGCGGGACTACCGGATCGTGTTGCTTGAACGGGATGTGGACCGCTGTGATCACATCGCAAAAATTCTGCCCAATGTCACCGTCATCCATGCCAACGCAAACCGCCGCAGCATTTTGGAAGACGAGGGTGCTGGCAAAGTCGACTACTTCGTTGCCTGCACAGGCAGCGACGAAAGCAACATCATGGCGGGGGTCGAAGCCCGTGAACTGGGCGCATCGCGTGTGATGTGTGTGGTGGGCCGTCCGGACTATGCCAACGTGGTTGGTAAGTTGGGAATCGACCTCGCGGTCAGCGAACGCGATGTCGCCGCCCGCCAGATCATGGGCTTTCTAAACGAAGGCGCCATCATCAGTCAGAGTCGATTGCCCAATGGCACGATCGGTGTCTACGAATTGGAAGTCACCGAGGGAGCCAAAGTTACGGCGGCGTGCTTGGCGGAACTGCCACTGGCCGGGAAGTGCTTGATCGCGGCGATCCATCGCGATGGGTTCGTGCGTGTCCCCACGGCCAACGATCAATTGAAAGCCGGTGATGTCGTGGTGGCACTGATTGATCAGTCAACCACGGACGACAGTCTTTCCCTGTTCAGTCCATAG
- a CDS encoding DUF6677 family protein, with amino-acid sequence MPADEHNIIEVDGEEVDLKNRPLAALLAWLIPGAGHLYQGRRTKGFLFFVCIMSAWILGFALGGGHVVYASWQPGDKRWHYFLQAGVGAAALPALIQGNRMRHATDPGTGRTNAAYEPLWGGFMAPPFRPVMESEADEVSAWYARRGAGYEMGTWYTVIAGLLNILVIYDAFGGPLAVPISGRKKEQESKPETATESEVQPG; translated from the coding sequence ATGCCCGCGGACGAACACAACATCATTGAAGTTGACGGCGAAGAGGTCGATCTGAAGAACCGTCCGTTGGCGGCTCTATTGGCTTGGTTGATCCCCGGTGCGGGGCATCTGTACCAGGGCCGCCGAACCAAGGGGTTCCTGTTTTTCGTTTGCATCATGTCGGCCTGGATTCTGGGCTTTGCGCTGGGTGGTGGTCACGTCGTTTACGCGTCCTGGCAACCGGGCGACAAACGGTGGCACTATTTCTTGCAAGCCGGTGTGGGGGCTGCGGCGCTGCCCGCGTTGATCCAGGGAAACCGGATGCGGCACGCGACGGATCCGGGAACGGGCCGAACCAATGCTGCCTACGAACCATTGTGGGGCGGGTTCATGGCGCCGCCATTTCGACCGGTGATGGAAAGCGAAGCGGACGAAGTATCGGCTTGGTACGCGCGGCGTGGTGCCGGTTACGAAATGGGCACCTGGTACACGGTGATCGCCGGACTGCTGAATATTCTGGTGATCTATGACGCTTTCGGAGGCCCGTTGGCGGTACCGATCAGCGGCCGCAAAAAAGAACAAGAATCCAAACCCGAGACGGCAACCGAATCGGAAGTCCAACCGGGCTAG